The following are encoded in a window of Clostridium thermarum genomic DNA:
- the tnpA gene encoding IS66 family insertion sequence element accessory protein TnpA has product MKSIDNSKEWQGLINDYHSSGLSAKAWCKLNKKNINALHCWNKKLKKTKSNDEAKQNWVSVQTSSITLSPTITVKVGNVEVSVSEGFNKELFSEVVHLKRI; this is encoded by the coding sequence TTGAAAAGTATAGATAACTCTAAAGAATGGCAAGGTTTAATTAATGATTATCACTCCAGCGGACTATCAGCAAAGGCATGGTGCAAACTTAACAAGAAAAACATAAATGCCCTGCATTGCTGGAATAAAAAGCTTAAAAAAACTAAGTCCAATGACGAAGCTAAGCAAAATTGGGTTTCAGTTCAGACAAGTTCTATTACATTATCGCCAACTATTACTGTAAAAGTGGGAAACGTTGAAGTGTCAGTTTCTGAAGGCTTTAATAAAGAGCTCTTCTCAGAGGTTGTTCACTTGAAAAGAATATAG